The Alkaliphilus flagellatus genome includes a window with the following:
- a CDS encoding TIGR01906 family membrane protein — MLFKKLGYIILGILLSIILLLTSIEIVAFNLTHYRKSFDKYNITEATSMDMENLEYTIDDLLKYLKDDKEELDTRAVIKGEEREVFGNREKLHMVDVKELFMKGRLIRNISIPLIIIISFFIIRNDKYWRKGLSKTLLYTAICNIVILATLLILMAIDFYKYFTYFHLIFFTNDLWLLNPNTDVLIQMVPEAFFYDTAVKIIIYFVGSLTILGLLGLYSIKRNKTQYGS; from the coding sequence ATGTTGTTTAAAAAATTAGGTTATATTATCTTGGGAATTCTATTATCTATAATATTATTACTTACTTCTATAGAAATTGTTGCGTTTAATTTAACCCACTACAGAAAATCCTTTGATAAATATAACATTACAGAAGCTACAAGTATGGATATGGAAAACCTTGAATATACGATAGATGATCTGTTAAAATACTTAAAGGATGACAAAGAGGAATTAGATACTAGAGCAGTTATTAAGGGCGAGGAAAGAGAAGTATTTGGAAATAGGGAAAAGCTTCATATGGTAGATGTTAAGGAGCTTTTTATGAAGGGAAGGCTTATTCGTAATATTAGTATTCCTTTAATAATTATAATTTCTTTTTTTATTATTAGAAATGATAAGTATTGGAGAAAGGGTCTTTCTAAAACTTTGCTATATACTGCAATTTGCAATATAGTCATTTTAGCCACTCTATTAATATTAATGGCAATTGATTTTTATAAATACTTTACTTATTTCCATCTTATATTTTTTACTAATGATCTATGGCTATTAAATCCAAATACAGATGTACTTATACAAATGGTTCCAGAAGCATTTTTCTATGATACTGCTGTTAAGATAATTATATACTTTGTAGGTTCTTTAACAATATTAGGACTATTAGGATTATATTCTATTAAAAGAAACAAAACACAATATGGTAGCTAG
- a CDS encoding sigma-54-dependent Fis family transcriptional regulator yields MDDNFINEIKDAWNDYTYNGQITGIVNPIIRESWERCKKAGIDYNNGYGKRVNDKQLENILNKNIELLKIARPIMKNLHTLVLGSGFVLVLTDKEGLIIETIGEENIKKEANLFNFSIGSIWSEEAVGTNAIGLCIKEDKAIQTIGAEHYCEYHHAWTCSASPIHDDKGNIIGSLDMSGRCDKAHKHTLGIVVAAAFSIENEISLLRSHELIDTTIESISDGMIIVDKSYKINKMNRIAEDILNLKREVAKNIDIRHVIKDIEFKDIFKDNKMILENMDCNFFINEKRIQCSAKITPAISNGILIGIAIIFKEVEYIHHTVNLLTGNKATYSFGNILTIDEKMKKIIREAQKFSKTKGCILIEGESGTGKELFAHSIHNYSNRSEGPFVAVNCASLPRELVESELFGYERGAFTGAAKEGKPGKFELANGGTIFLDEIGEIPLDLQAKLLRVLDSFTVTRIGGKYDTKLDVRVIGATNRNLYEEVKKKNFREDLYYRLNVLKINIPPLRERTEDIEICANYFLDRLNTIYSTNKRMSSEFLDYARVYKWKGNVRELENIIERAYYLSEETLITKEHLPDDILNRSIEVEQIILDGNNLSIKDQEREIIIRALIKTRGHAIEASNILNISKSSIYRKIKEHNIDMNLYKKI; encoded by the coding sequence ATGGATGATAATTTTATAAATGAAATAAAAGATGCATGGAATGATTATACTTATAATGGGCAAATAACTGGAATTGTAAACCCTATAATAAGAGAGTCTTGGGAAAGGTGCAAAAAAGCAGGTATTGATTATAATAATGGATATGGAAAAAGAGTGAACGATAAACAATTAGAAAATATATTAAATAAAAATATAGAATTGTTGAAAATTGCAAGGCCTATTATGAAAAATCTACATACCTTAGTATTAGGTTCTGGGTTTGTTTTAGTTCTCACAGATAAAGAGGGACTTATTATAGAAACTATAGGAGAAGAAAATATAAAAAAAGAAGCTAATCTATTTAATTTTAGTATAGGTTCAATATGGTCGGAAGAGGCTGTAGGGACAAATGCAATAGGATTGTGTATAAAAGAAGATAAAGCAATACAAACAATAGGAGCCGAACACTATTGTGAGTATCATCATGCATGGACGTGTTCTGCTTCTCCTATTCATGATGACAAGGGAAACATAATTGGATCTTTAGATATGTCAGGTAGATGTGACAAAGCTCATAAGCATACATTAGGAATTGTTGTAGCAGCAGCATTTTCAATAGAAAATGAAATATCACTTTTAAGATCTCACGAATTAATAGACACTACTATTGAGTCAATATCAGATGGTATGATTATAGTAGATAAATCCTACAAGATAAATAAAATGAATCGTATAGCTGAGGATATACTAAATTTAAAAAGAGAAGTTGCCAAAAATATAGATATTAGACACGTGATTAAAGACATAGAATTTAAAGATATATTTAAGGACAATAAAATGATTTTAGAAAATATGGATTGCAATTTTTTTATTAATGAAAAGAGAATTCAATGTAGTGCTAAAATAACACCAGCAATAAGTAACGGAATATTAATCGGTATAGCTATCATATTTAAAGAAGTAGAATACATACATCATACAGTAAATTTACTAACTGGAAATAAAGCTACTTATTCTTTTGGGAATATTTTGACTATTGATGAAAAAATGAAAAAAATAATAAGAGAAGCTCAGAAATTTTCTAAGACAAAAGGATGTATTCTAATAGAAGGAGAAAGTGGCACAGGAAAAGAACTATTTGCCCATTCAATACATAATTATAGTAATCGAAGTGAAGGGCCATTTGTTGCAGTAAATTGTGCATCTTTACCTAGAGAGTTAGTTGAAAGCGAATTATTTGGATATGAGAGAGGTGCTTTTACAGGAGCTGCAAAAGAAGGAAAACCAGGAAAATTTGAGCTAGCAAATGGAGGTACCATATTTCTAGATGAAATAGGTGAGATCCCCTTAGACTTACAGGCTAAACTATTAAGGGTTTTAGATAGTTTTACCGTTACTAGAATTGGTGGAAAGTATGATACTAAGTTAGATGTGAGAGTAATAGGTGCAACTAATCGGAATTTATATGAGGAAGTTAAAAAGAAGAATTTTAGAGAAGATCTGTATTATAGACTAAATGTTCTTAAGATAAATATACCTCCTCTCAGGGAAAGAACAGAGGATATTGAAATATGTGCCAACTACTTTTTAGATAGATTAAACACTATTTATTCCACTAATAAGAGGATGAGCAGTGAATTTTTAGATTACGCAAGGGTATATAAGTGGAAAGGCAATGTTAGAGAACTAGAAAATATTATTGAAAGAGCTTATTACCTATCTGAAGAAACCTTGATTACTAAGGAGCATTTACCAGATGATATACTAAATAGAAGTATTGAAGTGGAGCAAATCATTTTAGATGGAAATAACTTATCTATTAAAGACCAAGAAAGAGAAATAATAATAAGGGCATTAATTAAAACTAGAGGACATGCTATAGAAGCAAGTAATATATTAAATATAAGTAAATCCTCCATATATAGAAAAATTAAAGAACATAATATAGATATGAATTTATATAAGAAAATATAA
- a CDS encoding ABC transporter substrate-binding protein: MLSSKKYYEDIVIDNEQRIRVQLEKNPRTLDPQKASLPEDLTLICNLQDGILGISQDGEYVFGEGLGKSYEVENDGLVYRFKLREAYWSDGTPITTEDFYYSWKRALDLKEEAPYGQLLHSIKNAKQYVNEEVGPEELGINIVDALVFEVELEEPDPNFLYKLIYPVFFPINYENSNMDDTIFDKDHNRYISSGPFHIEEWLDYDRITLSKNATYWDADNVVVEKLDFLIISEDIRIFEAFQRGELDIIEVSKNYKTNIEKSPGFYIVEEGQLDSSIKLQEFEMKSGQKEEHFRIGIIKPSINRVFVLPTPLTYHLKWSYVRY; this comes from the coding sequence ATGCTTTCATCTAAAAAATATTATGAAGACATAGTCATTGATAATGAGCAGAGGATAAGAGTCCAATTGGAAAAAAATCCAAGAACATTAGACCCTCAAAAAGCATCATTACCTGAAGATTTAACTTTAATATGTAATCTTCAAGATGGAATCTTAGGAATTTCACAAGATGGAGAATACGTATTTGGTGAAGGACTGGGAAAGTCCTATGAAGTAGAAAATGATGGATTAGTTTATAGATTTAAGCTGCGAGAGGCCTATTGGTCTGATGGAACTCCTATTACAACTGAAGATTTTTATTATAGCTGGAAAAGGGCACTAGATTTAAAAGAAGAAGCACCCTACGGACAATTATTACATAGCATAAAAAATGCAAAACAATATGTGAACGAAGAAGTAGGACCAGAAGAATTAGGTATTAATATTGTAGATGCCTTAGTATTTGAGGTAGAACTAGAAGAGCCAGATCCAAACTTTTTATATAAATTAATTTATCCAGTTTTCTTTCCTATTAATTATGAAAATAGTAATATGGATGATACAATTTTTGATAAAGATCATAATAGATATATTTCATCAGGTCCATTTCATATAGAAGAATGGCTAGACTATGATAGGATTACTCTCTCTAAAAATGCAACATATTGGGATGCAGATAATGTAGTTGTAGAAAAACTTGATTTTTTAATAATTAGTGAAGACATAAGAATATTTGAAGCATTTCAAAGAGGAGAATTAGATATTATTGAGGTTTCTAAAAATTACAAGACAAATATTGAAAAATCACCTGGTTTTTATATTGTTGAAGAAGGGCAATTAGATTCTTCAATAAAATTACAAGAATTTGAAATGAAGTCAGGTCAAAAAGAAGAGCACTTTAGAATAGGTATTATTAAACCTTCTATCAATAGGGTTTTTGTATTGCCTACTCCCCTAACATATCATCTTAAATGGAGCTATGTTAGGTATTAA
- a CDS encoding rubrerythrin family protein, translating into MDIKGSKTEKNLWTAFSGESQARNKYIYFAKVAENEGYNNVASVFERTANQEEEHARVILTFLDGIKDTKSNLKRSIQTENYEADTMYKEYEKVALEEGFTEIAAFFREVAKIEKEHERKLSQLLKDILDK; encoded by the coding sequence GTGGATATTAAAGGAAGTAAAACAGAAAAAAACCTGTGGACAGCCTTTTCTGGCGAAAGCCAAGCAAGAAATAAATATATATATTTTGCTAAAGTAGCTGAAAATGAAGGATATAATAATGTTGCCTCGGTTTTTGAAAGAACAGCTAATCAAGAAGAAGAACACGCAAGAGTAATTCTTACATTTTTAGATGGTATAAAGGATACAAAATCAAACTTAAAACGATCTATTCAGACTGAAAACTATGAAGCAGATACAATGTATAAAGAATATGAAAAAGTTGCATTAGAAGAAGGTTTTACAGAAATAGCAGCTTTTTTTAGAGAAGTGGCCAAAATAGAAAAAGAACATGAAAGAAAACTTTCTCAATTACTTAAAGATATATTAGATAAATAA
- the gatA gene encoding Asp-tRNA(Asn)/Glu-tRNA(Gln) amidotransferase subunit GatA, with product MKLELYNLSMYEIKNKIEKKEIKAVEVLESTLKRIDSVEDKVQSYLTLTEDIAFCKANEIDKKIANNKAIGELGGIPMAIKDNICTEEILTTCASKMLHNFIPPYSATVYEKLLMEDGVMLGKTNMDEFAMGSSTENSFYKTTKNPWDISKVPGGSSGGSASAVAAGEAFFALGSDTGGSIRQPAAFCGVVGLKPTYGLVSRYGLVAMANSLDHIGPITKDVTDCALVLNAITGYDSKDGTSIKRDKIDYLKTLNEGIKGLRIAIPREYFDENLSEPVRKALIEAIQVFENLGAVCEEVSLPNTKYAMAVYYIISQSEVSLALARFDGIRYGHRALNYTNIEELVKYTRSEGFGPEVKRRIVLGTHWLSGDKYKEYYQKANEVRKLIKLDFNNIFSNYDVVLMPTSATTAFELGSSQEKPLAREKLDGYTVAANLAGIPAISIPCGFDKGLPIGMQLMGKDFDEETLLRVARAFERNTSLNHKLSL from the coding sequence ATGAAATTGGAACTCTACAACCTTAGTATGTATGAAATAAAGAATAAAATAGAAAAAAAAGAAATAAAAGCTGTGGAGGTACTTGAAAGTACCTTAAAGAGAATAGATAGTGTTGAAGATAAAGTACAATCTTATTTAACTTTGACTGAAGACATAGCCTTTTGCAAGGCTAATGAAATAGATAAAAAGATCGCTAATAATAAAGCTATAGGAGAGTTAGGTGGTATACCTATGGCAATTAAAGATAATATTTGCACAGAAGAAATATTAACAACATGTGCTTCTAAAATGCTACATAATTTTATACCGCCCTACAGCGCTACAGTTTATGAAAAACTCTTGATGGAAGATGGAGTTATGCTAGGTAAAACTAATATGGATGAGTTTGCTATGGGATCATCTACGGAAAACTCATTTTATAAAACAACTAAAAATCCTTGGGATATAAGTAAAGTACCAGGTGGATCTAGCGGAGGGTCAGCATCTGCTGTGGCAGCAGGCGAGGCTTTTTTTGCTTTGGGCTCAGATACAGGAGGATCAATTAGACAGCCTGCGGCTTTTTGTGGTGTAGTAGGCTTAAAGCCTACATACGGATTAGTATCTAGATATGGATTAGTTGCTATGGCTAATTCTTTGGATCATATAGGTCCTATTACAAAGGATGTAACTGACTGTGCTCTAGTTTTAAATGCTATTACAGGGTATGATTCTAAGGATGGAACTTCTATTAAAAGAGATAAGATAGATTATTTGAAAACCTTAAATGAGGGAATAAAAGGATTAAGAATTGCTATACCTAGAGAATACTTTGATGAAAATTTAAGTGAACCTGTTAGAAAGGCCCTAATTGAAGCCATCCAGGTATTTGAAAATTTAGGTGCTGTCTGTGAGGAAGTATCATTACCAAATACAAAATATGCCATGGCAGTTTATTATATAATATCTCAGTCTGAGGTTAGTCTTGCTTTGGCACGTTTTGATGGAATTAGATATGGACATAGGGCTTTAAACTACACAAACATAGAAGAATTAGTTAAGTATACAAGGAGTGAAGGCTTCGGACCAGAGGTTAAAAGAAGAATTGTGCTAGGGACACATTGGCTAAGTGGTGATAAATATAAGGAATACTATCAGAAGGCTAATGAAGTAAGGAAATTAATCAAACTAGATTTTAATAATATATTTTCTAACTATGATGTTGTGCTTATGCCTACTTCAGCTACTACTGCTTTTGAGCTAGGTTCGAGTCAGGAAAAACCTCTAGCAAGAGAAAAACTAGATGGATACACAGTAGCTGCTAATTTAGCAGGTATTCCCGCAATATCTATTCCTTGTGGTTTTGATAAAGGCTTACCTATAGGAATGCAGTTAATGGGGAAGGATTTTGACGAAGAGACTCTTCTAAGAGTAGCTAGGGCTTTTGAAAGAAATACTAGTTTAAATCATAAACTAAGCCTATAG
- the gatC gene encoding Asp-tRNA(Asn)/Glu-tRNA(Gln) amidotransferase subunit GatC, which yields MDSIISLAKLTFSEGEKEALREHMGDILNYVEILKEIDAKIENLDNNFNKEFAVLREDKVESSFNRESILGNASSKKDGYFLIPNILD from the coding sequence ATGGATAGTATTATTAGTCTTGCTAAACTTACCTTTAGTGAAGGTGAAAAGGAAGCACTTAGAGAACATATGGGAGATATTTTAAATTATGTTGAAATATTAAAAGAAATAGATGCAAAAATAGAAAATCTAGATAATAATTTTAATAAAGAGTTTGCAGTTTTAAGGGAAGATAAGGTAGAGAGCTCTTTTAATAGAGAGAGTATTCTTGGAAATGCATCTAGCAAAAAAGATGGATACTTTCTGATCCCTAATATTTTAGATTAA
- a CDS encoding spore coat protein translates to MNYSQEINTQRCDDLISIGATCVAQIEGRFFWLIEVEMDVMGKLREEVIIREITATQATVLIATGVMRCQIVDTLPTSIPGIEEEPICAFVVGQNVFLVFSVENATDRLVLVRVPLCRII, encoded by the coding sequence ATGAATTATAGCCAAGAAATTAATACACAAAGGTGTGATGATCTAATTAGTATAGGTGCAACATGTGTAGCTCAGATAGAAGGAAGGTTTTTCTGGCTTATTGAAGTTGAAATGGACGTTATGGGTAAATTGAGGGAAGAAGTGATTATAAGAGAAATAACAGCGACTCAAGCAACAGTACTAATAGCAACAGGAGTTATGCGTTGCCAAATAGTTGATACACTCCCTACTTCAATTCCAGGAATAGAAGAGGAGCCTATTTGTGCGTTTGTAGTAGGTCAAAATGTGTTCTTAGTATTTAGTGTGGAAAATGCAACTGACCGTCTAGTTCTAGTTAGAGTACCTTTATGTAGAATTATTTAA
- the gatB gene encoding Asp-tRNA(Asn)/Glu-tRNA(Gln) amidotransferase subunit GatB: MNTRTIIGLEIHVELSTKSKIFCSCSTDFGSTANSQCCPICIGMPGSLPTLNKKVVDYAVKAGLALNCNIARESKMDRKNYFYPDLVKGYQITQYDKPLCKNGFLKIGQGKNIKKIGIKRIHIEEDTGKSLHTNEDVTLLDYNRSGVPLIEIVTEPDLSSAEETKEFLESLRDILKYIGISDVKMEEGSLRCDVNINVATENGKSFSNITELKNLNSFKSVVKAIEFEENRHRLLLQEDKNTSKETRRWDDIANMTISMRSKETEDDYRYFLEPDIMNIALSEDEINKIKETLPELPRDKRERWATIFKLPEYDINILTSFLELANFFEETMSYYNSPKKLSNWIMTELLRRLKEEEMDISQLIFTPKDLAELLDLIDKGVINNFIGKKVFIEMINGEGKPKIIAEKNGWIQIEDIKVIDEVLRGILRENPQSVYDYRNGKDRAFGYLVGQSMKALKGKGNPQLINKVLKKLLEE; this comes from the coding sequence ATGAATACAAGAACAATTATTGGATTAGAAATTCATGTTGAGCTTTCCACAAAATCTAAAATATTTTGTAGCTGTAGTACAGACTTTGGTAGTACAGCAAATAGTCAATGTTGTCCTATTTGTATTGGAATGCCAGGTAGTCTCCCCACACTTAATAAAAAGGTAGTAGATTATGCAGTTAAGGCAGGACTTGCTCTAAATTGCAATATTGCTAGAGAAAGTAAGATGGATCGAAAAAATTATTTTTATCCAGATCTAGTAAAGGGATATCAAATTACCCAATACGACAAACCCCTATGCAAAAATGGTTTTTTAAAAATTGGACAAGGGAAAAATATAAAAAAGATAGGTATAAAGAGAATTCATATAGAAGAAGATACAGGAAAATCCTTGCATACTAATGAAGATGTAACATTACTTGACTATAATCGGAGTGGGGTACCTTTAATAGAAATTGTTACAGAGCCCGATTTAAGCAGTGCAGAGGAAACTAAGGAGTTTCTAGAAAGCTTGAGGGATATTTTAAAATACATTGGAATCTCAGATGTAAAAATGGAAGAGGGTTCGCTTCGTTGTGATGTTAATATTAACGTTGCAACTGAGAATGGAAAGTCCTTTTCTAATATAACTGAATTGAAAAACCTTAACTCTTTTAAATCTGTAGTTAAGGCAATAGAGTTTGAAGAAAATCGACATAGATTGCTTTTACAAGAGGATAAAAATACTTCTAAAGAAACAAGACGCTGGGATGATATAGCAAATATGACTATATCTATGAGATCTAAGGAAACTGAAGATGACTATAGATACTTTCTAGAGCCAGACATTATGAATATTGCACTTAGCGAAGATGAAATAAATAAAATTAAAGAGACCTTACCAGAACTTCCTAGGGATAAAAGGGAGAGATGGGCAACTATCTTTAAATTACCAGAATACGATATTAATATTTTAACTTCTTTCTTAGAACTAGCTAATTTTTTTGAAGAAACTATGTCCTATTATAATAGCCCTAAAAAACTAAGCAATTGGATTATGACAGAGCTTTTAAGGAGGTTAAAGGAAGAGGAAATGGATATTAGTCAGCTAATATTTACACCTAAGGACTTGGCCGAACTATTAGATCTAATTGATAAAGGAGTAATTAATAACTTCATTGGAAAAAAGGTATTTATAGAGATGATTAATGGTGAAGGGAAACCAAAGATTATTGCAGAGAAAAATGGGTGGATACAAATAGAAGATATCAAAGTTATTGATGAAGTGCTCCGAGGAATATTAAGAGAAAATCCTCAGTCGGTGTATGATTATAGAAATGGTAAAGACAGAGCTTTTGGGTATTTAGTGGGTCAAAGTATGAAGGCTTTAAAAGGCAAAGGAAACCCTCAACTTATTAATAAGGTGCTAAAAAAACTACTAGAAGAATAA
- the pdhA gene encoding pyruvate dehydrogenase (acetyl-transferring) E1 component subunit alpha — MKLSNDQIINMYKTMKEIREFETKAMNLFAEGSIPGFVHLYLGEEAVATGACASLRDDDYITSTHRGHGHILAKGGDLKYMMAELFGKATGYCKGKGGSMHIADATKGILGANGIVGAGHNIAVGAGLSAKYRETDQVCICFFGDASTNQGTFHESLNLASVWKLPVVFVCENNLYGISMHQSKHQAIQDVADRAVAYNVPGVIVDGNDVFAVYEAANEAINRARNGQGPTLIECKTYRYRGHFEGDPGNYKATEEQEEWLAKDPIPRLVNHLIENKILSEEELQKINEDVNKKIMEAIKFAEDSPEPTLESAVEDIYTDIVEEVRA; from the coding sequence TTGAAGTTATCAAATGATCAAATAATAAATATGTATAAAACTATGAAAGAAATTAGAGAATTTGAAACCAAGGCGATGAATTTATTTGCTGAAGGAAGTATACCAGGTTTTGTTCACTTATACCTAGGTGAAGAAGCAGTAGCTACAGGAGCTTGTGCAAGCTTGAGAGATGATGATTATATTACTAGTACTCATAGAGGCCATGGACATATTTTGGCCAAGGGCGGAGATTTAAAATATATGATGGCTGAATTGTTTGGAAAAGCAACTGGTTATTGTAAAGGTAAAGGAGGCTCAATGCATATAGCTGATGCTACTAAAGGTATTCTTGGTGCAAACGGTATAGTTGGAGCAGGTCATAACATTGCAGTAGGAGCAGGTTTAAGTGCAAAATATAGAGAAACTGATCAAGTTTGTATATGTTTCTTTGGAGATGCTTCTACTAACCAAGGTACATTTCACGAGTCTTTAAACTTAGCAAGTGTTTGGAAGCTCCCAGTGGTCTTTGTATGTGAGAATAACTTATATGGAATATCTATGCATCAATCAAAGCATCAAGCTATACAGGATGTTGCAGATAGAGCTGTAGCATATAATGTGCCAGGTGTTATTGTAGATGGAAATGATGTGTTCGCAGTATATGAGGCTGCAAATGAAGCAATAAACAGAGCTAGAAATGGTCAAGGTCCAACACTTATAGAATGCAAAACCTATAGATATAGAGGACATTTTGAAGGAGATCCTGGGAATTACAAAGCTACAGAAGAACAAGAAGAATGGTTAGCAAAAGATCCTATTCCCAGATTAGTTAATCATTTAATAGAAAATAAAATATTAAGTGAAGAAGAACTTCAAAAAATTAATGAAGATGTAAATAAGAAAATTATGGAAGCTATAAAATTTGCTGAAGACAGTCCAGAGCCAACTTTAGAATCTGCTGTTGAAGATATTTATACGGATATAGTAGAGGAGGTAAGAGCGTAA
- the ligA gene encoding NAD-dependent DNA ligase LigA produces the protein MRKLVDKLNEYSYRYYVLDDPIVSDKEYDELYDQLVVLEKKTNTVLPDSPTIRVGGEVLKGFTTHEHLAPLWSLDKCKTPEELISWDIRVKRLLQNSLLPIEYVMEFKFDGLTLNLTYEGGQLVQAATRGNGIVGEGILEQVKTIKSIPLTIPYKEKIEVQGEGLMGLSVLQEYNKIAPEPLKNARNAAAGALRNLDPKVTATRKLDAFCYNVGYYEGIEFNTHMEIIDFLKNNRFPVSKYVKKFDNINEVIDEINKIKEELKNFDFLTDGLVIKINSIETRRQLGYTQKFPRWAMAFKFEAEEVTTQLKDVIWQVGRTGKLTPSAVLEAVDIGGVTVSRATLNNWDDIQRKGVKIGCDVWLRRSNDVIPEIMGAIEETCENAVDIEKPEYCPACHSEVLEKGAHIFCPNSLSCKPQLVSRIVHYASRDAMDIIGFSEKTAEQLFEELDLRDIADLYEIKYEDLIKLSRFGDKKARNLLDAIENSKNCKLDAFIFALGIPNVGRKTAMDLAKHYKSFKAIEESKFDELITLPDVGDIVAQSIIDFFHDEEIKKSIEKLLGEGVSPKYEEGEKKESIFSGKTVVVTGTLEKYGRKEIKELFEKLGAKVASSVSKNTDFVLAGEAAGSKLDKAREIIESGVDTNLKIISEKEFEEII, from the coding sequence ATGAGAAAGCTAGTAGATAAGTTAAACGAGTATAGTTATCGATATTATGTTTTAGATGACCCTATAGTTAGTGATAAGGAATATGATGAACTGTATGATCAGCTAGTAGTCTTGGAGAAAAAAACAAATACAGTACTTCCAGATTCACCAACAATTAGAGTAGGGGGAGAAGTATTAAAAGGTTTTACAACCCATGAACATTTAGCACCATTATGGAGCCTAGATAAATGTAAAACACCAGAAGAGCTAATTTCCTGGGATATTAGAGTAAAAAGATTGCTTCAAAACAGCCTATTACCTATAGAATATGTTATGGAGTTCAAGTTTGATGGACTGACATTAAACCTGACATATGAAGGTGGACAACTAGTGCAGGCTGCCACTAGAGGTAATGGTATTGTTGGTGAAGGTATTTTAGAGCAGGTGAAAACAATAAAATCTATCCCTCTTACAATACCATATAAAGAAAAAATTGAAGTACAAGGAGAAGGACTAATGGGTCTTTCTGTACTTCAAGAATATAACAAAATAGCACCAGAGCCTTTGAAGAATGCTAGAAATGCGGCGGCGGGAGCCCTTAGGAATCTTGATCCTAAGGTAACAGCAACAAGAAAGTTAGATGCATTCTGCTATAATGTTGGTTACTATGAGGGGATAGAGTTTAATACTCATATGGAAATAATAGATTTTTTAAAGAATAATAGATTCCCTGTAAGTAAATATGTAAAGAAGTTTGATAATATTAATGAGGTTATAGATGAAATTAATAAAATCAAAGAAGAACTAAAGAATTTTGACTTTTTAACGGATGGATTAGTTATTAAGATTAACAGTATAGAAACTAGAAGACAGTTAGGTTATACTCAGAAGTTTCCACGTTGGGCTATGGCTTTTAAGTTTGAAGCAGAAGAAGTTACGACTCAGCTAAAAGATGTAATTTGGCAGGTGGGTAGAACGGGAAAACTAACACCATCAGCAGTTTTAGAGGCAGTAGATATCGGTGGGGTTACTGTTAGTCGTGCAACATTAAACAACTGGGATGATATTCAGCGTAAAGGGGTTAAAATAGGCTGTGATGTTTGGCTTAGAAGATCAAACGATGTAATACCAGAAATAATGGGTGCTATTGAAGAAACCTGTGAAAATGCAGTAGATATTGAAAAGCCTGAGTACTGCCCTGCATGTCATAGTGAAGTGCTTGAAAAGGGAGCCCATATCTTCTGTCCTAATTCACTATCCTGTAAACCTCAGTTAGTGTCTAGAATTGTTCATTATGCTAGCCGTGATGCTATGGATATAATAGGCTTTAGTGAAAAAACAGCAGAACAGCTTTTTGAAGAGTTAGATTTAAGAGATATTGCGGATTTATATGAGATTAAATATGAGGACTTAATTAAATTATCACGTTTTGGAGATAAAAAAGCCCGCAATCTTTTAGATGCAATTGAAAATAGTAAGAATTGTAAACTAGATGCTTTTATATTTGCTCTAGGTATTCCTAATGTAGGTAGAAAAACGGCGATGGATCTGGCAAAACATTACAAGTCTTTTAAGGCTATAGAAGAATCTAAGTTTGATGAGCTTATAACCCTGCCAGATGTTGGGGATATAGTTGCACAAAGTATAATTGATTTCTTCCATGATGAAGAGATTAAAAAGAGTATAGAAAAGCTATTGGGTGAAGGAGTTAGTCCTAAATATGAAGAAGGAGAAAAGAAAGAAAGTATTTTTTCAGGTAAGACAGTTGTAGTTACGGGAACACTAGAGAAATATGGACGTAAAGAAATTAAGGAACTATTTGAAAAACTAGGGGCTAAAGTAGCAAGTAGTGTTAGTAAAAATACAGATTTTGTATTGGCTGGTGAAGCAGCAGGATCTAAGTTAGATAAGGCTAGAGAAATTATCGAATCTGGAGTAGATACTAATTTAAAAATTATTTCCGAAAAAGAATTTGAGGAAATAATTTAA